A genomic segment from Acuticoccus sediminis encodes:
- a CDS encoding urate hydroxylase PuuD translates to MVLEYLWEWSMFALRWLHIVAAIAWIGSSFYFIALDLGLKKAKSAPAGVLGEEWQVHGGGFYHIQKYGVAPEHMPDDLVWFKWEAYTTWLSGFALLCLMYYAGAHLYLIDPTVMPLSTGGAIVISLIVLVAGWIVYDQLCKRLMEAGDTTVFIILFLFMVVVGFLLTHVFSGRGAFIHVGAMTATIMAANVAMVIIPNQRVVVADLIAGRRPDPKYGKIAKQRSLHNNYLTLPVIFFFLANHYPLATSTRFSWVIIAIVLVMGAVIRHYFNTKHATGRHLVWTWVVTVMLFLAMVALSTYPLVRSMPQEEAAGIPFDPMDAGMTALVASDAFPEAQNVILARCSMCHSRQPLWEGMVHPPLGVVLETDYDIAREASRIARQAVLSHAMPPGNVTGMTADERDAIGRWLRDG, encoded by the coding sequence ATGGTCCTGGAATACCTGTGGGAGTGGTCGATGTTCGCCCTCAGGTGGCTCCACATCGTGGCAGCGATCGCCTGGATCGGCTCGTCGTTCTACTTCATCGCCCTCGACCTCGGCCTGAAGAAGGCGAAGTCCGCCCCCGCCGGCGTGCTCGGCGAGGAGTGGCAGGTCCACGGCGGCGGCTTCTACCACATCCAGAAATACGGCGTCGCGCCGGAGCACATGCCGGACGACCTCGTCTGGTTCAAGTGGGAGGCCTACACCACCTGGCTCTCCGGCTTCGCGCTGCTCTGCCTGATGTACTACGCCGGCGCGCACCTCTACCTCATCGACCCCACCGTCATGCCGCTCTCGACCGGCGGGGCGATCGTCATCTCGCTGATCGTCCTGGTGGCCGGCTGGATCGTCTACGACCAGCTCTGCAAGCGGCTGATGGAGGCCGGCGACACCACCGTCTTCATCATCCTGTTCCTGTTCATGGTGGTCGTGGGCTTCCTCCTCACCCACGTCTTCTCCGGGCGCGGCGCATTCATCCACGTGGGGGCGATGACGGCGACGATCATGGCCGCCAACGTCGCCATGGTGATCATCCCCAACCAGCGCGTGGTGGTGGCGGACCTCATCGCCGGGCGGCGGCCGGACCCGAAGTACGGGAAGATCGCCAAGCAGCGCTCGCTGCACAACAACTACCTGACGCTGCCGGTCATCTTCTTCTTCCTCGCCAACCACTACCCGCTGGCGACGTCGACGCGCTTCTCCTGGGTGATCATCGCCATCGTCCTGGTGATGGGCGCCGTGATCCGCCACTACTTCAACACCAAGCACGCGACCGGGCGGCACCTCGTCTGGACCTGGGTCGTGACGGTGATGCTGTTCCTGGCGATGGTGGCGCTCTCCACCTACCCGCTGGTGCGGTCGATGCCGCAGGAGGAGGCCGCCGGCATCCCCTTCGACCCGATGGACGCGGGCATGACCGCGCTGGTCGCGTCGGACGCCTTCCCGGAGGCGCAGAACGTGATCCTGGCGCGCTGCTCCATGTGCCATTCGCGCCAGCCGCTCTGGGAGGGCATGGTGCACCCCCCGCTCGGCGTCGTCCTCGAGACCGACTACGACATTGCCAGGGAAGCCTCGCGCATCGCCCGCCAGGCCGTCCTCTCCCACGCCATGCCCCCCGGCAACGTCACCGGGATGACGGCCGACGAGCGGGACGCGATCGGGCGCTGGCTGCGCGACGGGTAG
- a CDS encoding uracil-xanthine permease family protein produces the protein MAMKGLGTPEQLRDPNYMPPLAKAVPLGIQHILAMFISNVTPAIIVAGAAGFGFGTPGVGDLVYMIQVSMTFAGIATLFQTIGFGVVGARLPIVQGTSFAFIPIMIPLVAGQGVEAMATITGGVICGGLFHASLAPFVGRIRFALPPLVTGLVVLMIGLALVRVGIQYAAGGVPAIGTPEFGSAKNWFVAGVVILVTLGLKFFARGLWSISAILVGLVAGYLVSLVLGMVSFGNVARASWLLVPEPFHFGVEFSFAAIIGFCLMGVISAIETVGDVSGITKGGAGREATDVEIRGATFADGLGSAIAGVFGALPNTSFSQNVGLIAITGVMSRHVVTIGAIFLIVCGFVPKIGAVIATIPIEVLGGGVIVMFGMIVSAGVSMLAEVDWDRRNMVIFGVALSVGLGLQLEPDALQHADPTVKVLLSSGLLPAASIAILLNLLLPQTLPDDQTVEEPEGVRHDAYLRSTPSH, from the coding sequence ATGGCGATGAAGGGCCTCGGGACACCGGAGCAGCTCAGGGATCCGAACTACATGCCGCCGCTCGCCAAGGCGGTGCCGCTGGGCATCCAGCACATCCTCGCGATGTTCATCTCGAACGTTACGCCGGCCATCATCGTCGCCGGCGCCGCGGGATTCGGGTTCGGGACGCCGGGCGTCGGCGATCTCGTCTACATGATCCAGGTGTCGATGACCTTTGCAGGCATCGCGACGCTGTTCCAGACGATCGGTTTCGGCGTCGTCGGTGCGCGGCTGCCGATCGTGCAGGGCACCAGCTTCGCCTTCATCCCGATCATGATCCCGCTCGTCGCCGGCCAGGGCGTCGAGGCGATGGCGACGATCACCGGCGGCGTCATCTGCGGCGGCCTGTTCCACGCCTCGCTGGCGCCGTTCGTCGGCCGGATCCGCTTCGCGCTGCCGCCGCTGGTGACCGGCCTCGTGGTGCTGATGATCGGCCTCGCGCTCGTGCGGGTCGGAATCCAGTACGCGGCGGGCGGCGTCCCGGCGATCGGCACGCCCGAGTTCGGTTCGGCGAAGAACTGGTTCGTCGCCGGCGTGGTGATCCTCGTGACGCTCGGACTGAAGTTCTTCGCCCGCGGGCTGTGGTCGATCTCGGCGATCCTCGTCGGCCTCGTCGCCGGCTACCTGGTTTCGCTGGTCCTCGGCATGGTGTCCTTCGGCAACGTCGCCCGCGCGTCCTGGCTGCTGGTACCCGAGCCCTTCCACTTCGGTGTCGAGTTCTCGTTCGCGGCGATCATCGGCTTCTGCCTCATGGGTGTGATCTCGGCGATCGAGACGGTGGGCGACGTGTCGGGCATCACCAAGGGCGGCGCCGGGCGCGAGGCGACGGACGTCGAGATTCGCGGGGCGACCTTCGCGGACGGCCTCGGCTCGGCCATCGCCGGCGTCTTCGGCGCGCTGCCCAACACCTCGTTCTCGCAGAACGTCGGGTTGATCGCGATCACAGGCGTGATGAGCCGGCACGTCGTCACGATCGGCGCGATCTTCCTCATCGTCTGCGGCTTCGTACCGAAGATCGGCGCGGTGATCGCGACGATACCGATCGAGGTGCTGGGCGGCGGCGTCATCGTGATGTTCGGGATGATCGTCTCGGCCGGGGTGAGCATGCTGGCGGAGGTCGACTGGGACCGGCGCAACATGGTGATCTTCGGCGTCGCGCTGTCGGTCGGGCTGGGACTGCAGCTGGAGCCGGACGCGCTGCAGCACGCGGACCCGACGGTGAAGGTGCTGCTGTCCTCCGGACTGCTGCCGGCGGCCTCCATCGCCATCCTCCTGAACCTCCTGCTGCCGCAGACGCTCCCGGACGACCAGACGGTCGAGGAGCCGGAGGGCGTGCGCCACGACGCCTACCTGCGGTCGACGCCGTCCCACTGA
- a CDS encoding metallophosphoesterase — protein sequence MGDVHGQAHCLDALMDRIEADRLTHDDERRSRIVLLGDYIDRGADSRAVLDRVAALLDEGAVALAGNHEDALLTFLRSPVAGASWLTFGGVQTLASYGIAPPRHEAAEELSDIAAALAEAMGDHVALLRQRLMRYLVSGDVVFVHADLEPRVDLDAQDERVMLWGHPTDPGAPWRPGKLVVHGHYAEPKPVRSEGRIGVDTGAYFTNTLTAVRLDESVGFIRSSDPAP from the coding sequence GTGGGAGACGTCCACGGTCAAGCCCATTGTCTCGATGCGCTGATGGATCGCATCGAGGCCGACCGGTTGACGCACGACGACGAGCGCCGGTCGCGGATCGTATTGCTGGGGGACTACATCGACCGCGGGGCGGACAGCCGGGCGGTGCTGGACCGTGTCGCGGCGCTGCTCGACGAGGGCGCGGTGGCGCTGGCGGGCAATCACGAGGACGCGCTGCTCACGTTCCTGCGCAGCCCGGTGGCAGGAGCAAGCTGGCTGACCTTCGGCGGCGTCCAGACCCTCGCCTCCTACGGGATCGCCCCGCCCCGGCATGAGGCGGCGGAGGAGCTGTCGGACATCGCCGCCGCGCTCGCCGAGGCGATGGGCGACCACGTCGCGCTGCTGCGCCAACGCCTGATGCGCTACCTCGTGAGCGGGGACGTGGTGTTCGTGCACGCCGACCTGGAGCCGCGGGTCGACCTCGATGCGCAGGACGAGCGGGTGATGCTGTGGGGCCATCCGACCGACCCCGGCGCGCCGTGGCGGCCGGGCAAGCTCGTTGTCCACGGTCATTATGCCGAGCCGAAGCCGGTGCGGAGCGAGGGCCGCATCGGCGTCGACACGGGCGCCTACTTCACCAACACCCTCACAGCCGTTCGCCTCGACGAGAGTGTCGGGTTCATCCGGAGCAGCGACCCGGCGCCGTAG
- a CDS encoding D-amino acid dehydrogenase, whose translation MTHIAVIGAGVTGLTTAYALLDRGFDVTVYERNRYAAMETSFANGGQLSASNAETWTQWGTVLKGLKWMLQADAPLLVNPRPSLHKMRWMAEFLANIPNYRANTVETVRLAIAARSVLFDMAEREGIDFDLEKRGILHFYSTPKDMAHARDVNVLLAEGGLDRRELSASEIREIEPALKGDFVGGFFTESDASGDIHKFTMGLARACVRRGASLRFGVIVEDVAAVDGGARVRADGVEEMFDGVVVAAGIKSRDIARSLGDTVNIYPVKGYSITVELKDELSRAAAPWVSLLDDRAKIVASRLGEDRLRIAGTAEFNGDNLDIRADRIRPLVSWCEKYFPALSTEHAVPWAGLRPMMPSMLPRVGRGKHAGVFYNTGHGHLGWTLSAATAEMVADSVAAELRPERPAARPALALAA comes from the coding sequence GTGACCCATATTGCCGTCATCGGTGCCGGCGTGACCGGCCTCACGACCGCCTATGCCCTCCTCGACCGTGGCTTCGACGTCACCGTCTACGAGCGCAACCGCTATGCCGCGATGGAGACGAGCTTCGCCAACGGCGGCCAGCTCTCCGCCTCCAACGCCGAGACCTGGACCCAGTGGGGCACCGTGCTGAAGGGCCTCAAGTGGATGCTCCAGGCGGACGCTCCGCTCCTCGTCAACCCGCGCCCGTCGCTCCACAAGATGCGCTGGATGGCCGAGTTCCTGGCCAACATCCCGAACTACCGCGCCAACACGGTGGAGACCGTCCGTCTCGCCATCGCCGCCCGTTCGGTGCTGTTCGACATGGCCGAGCGCGAGGGCATCGACTTCGACCTCGAGAAGCGCGGCATCCTGCACTTCTATTCGACCCCGAAGGACATGGCGCACGCCCGCGACGTGAACGTCCTCCTCGCCGAGGGCGGCCTCGACCGCCGCGAGCTGTCGGCCTCCGAGATCCGCGAGATCGAGCCGGCGCTCAAGGGCGACTTCGTCGGTGGCTTCTTCACCGAGAGCGACGCGTCGGGTGACATCCACAAGTTCACCATGGGCCTCGCCCGCGCCTGCGTGCGCCGCGGTGCCAGCCTGCGCTTCGGTGTGATCGTCGAGGACGTGGCCGCCGTCGATGGCGGCGCGCGGGTCCGCGCGGACGGCGTGGAGGAGATGTTCGATGGCGTCGTCGTCGCCGCAGGCATCAAGAGCCGCGACATCGCCCGCTCCCTCGGCGATACGGTCAACATCTACCCGGTGAAGGGCTACTCCATCACCGTGGAGCTGAAGGACGAGCTGAGCCGTGCGGCCGCGCCGTGGGTGAGCCTCCTCGACGACCGCGCCAAGATCGTGGCGAGCCGGCTCGGCGAGGACCGCCTGCGCATCGCCGGCACCGCCGAGTTCAACGGCGACAACCTCGACATCCGCGCCGACCGCATCCGCCCGCTGGTGTCCTGGTGCGAGAAGTACTTCCCGGCGCTCTCCACCGAGCACGCCGTGCCGTGGGCGGGCCTGCGGCCGATGATGCCTTCCATGCTGCCCCGCGTCGGCCGCGGCAAGCACGCGGGCGTCTTCTACAACACCGGCCACGGCCACCTCGGCTGGACCCTCTCCGCCGCGACCGCCGAGATGGTGGCCGACAGCGTCGCCGCCGAGCTCCGCCCGGAGCGTCCGGCGGCCCGCCCGGCGCTTGCCCTCGCCGCGTAA
- a CDS encoding glucose dehydrogenase: MAYASEPHSRPRGHWATTILAVVVALLGLPLLGLGAWLIVLGGSWYYGLAGLGLIIVAVLLAQRSMAAIWLYLLVWLGTLGWAYWEVGTDWWAQVPRVVAPTVLFVIILLFTPLLGRRTREGAL, from the coding sequence GTGGCGTACGCATCCGAGCCGCACTCGCGGCCTCGCGGCCACTGGGCAACGACCATACTTGCCGTGGTCGTCGCCCTTCTGGGCCTCCCGCTGCTGGGCCTTGGCGCCTGGCTCATCGTCCTCGGCGGCAGCTGGTACTACGGCCTCGCCGGCCTCGGCCTGATCATCGTCGCCGTGCTTCTCGCGCAGCGCAGCATGGCCGCCATCTGGCTCTACCTGCTCGTCTGGCTCGGCACGCTGGGATGGGCCTACTGGGAGGTGGGCACCGACTGGTGGGCGCAGGTCCCGCGCGTCGTCGCGCCGACGGTGCTCTTCGTCATCATCCTCCTCTTCACCCCCCTCCTCGGCCGTCGCACACGCGAAGGTGCACTGTGA
- a CDS encoding pyrroloquinoline quinone-dependent dehydrogenase — protein MIRTTPLHSKLAAALIVTSALTAPALAQDTQPAPAATEAPASPATTDTAPDATAAPDAPAAAEATPDAPAAPAAAEAEAPAAAPDAAATGATAATSPEDGATDAGATDQAATGEAGTAATEGAEAAPAAETPGATTQVAAESDERAPQPQPEVGQDWPFWGGDANAQRYSPLDQITPENVGNLERAWTFHTGDLPEGAAIGKYSPENTPVKVGDALLMCSAMNILISIDAATGEENWRYDPKVSPDAIPYGATCRGVSVYTAPELPEDAPCKTRVIEGTVDARLIAADTRTGELCQDFGDSGQIDLWDGIGEKVPGWYAVTAPPAIVRGIAVTGAQVKDGQAEDAPSGVIRGYDAVTGKLAWAWDLGAPEAMKNGPPEGETYTRGTPNMWTTATADEELGLVYLPLGNSSVDYWASNRSEAENDWSTSLVAIDVLTGEPKWSFQTVHKDVWDYDLGSQVTLIDYPNGDGGTVPAVILPSKQGDIYILNRETGEALTPVGEVDVPTTGELEPDTLSKTQPVSEWHTLRKDPLQEKDMWGFTPIDQLWCRIQFRLSSYDGFYTPPTADKFWIQYPGYNGGNDWGSIAYDADAGLIIANYNDIPNHNRLIPREEADELGIKPIYEQGNQGANAEGAGDAQAGSPYAINVNAGWRNDVTGVPCTAPPYGGIRAIDIKTGETVWDRPLGTARRNGPFGIPSHLPFTIGLPNNGGSVVTKGGLIFIGAATDNLFRAIDVKTGETVWSDVLDQGGQANPITYEVNGEQFVLIGPGGHHFMETPIGDEVIAYKLPKG, from the coding sequence GTGATCCGTACCACTCCGCTCCATTCGAAGCTCGCCGCCGCGCTCATCGTCACGAGCGCGCTCACCGCCCCCGCCCTCGCGCAGGACACGCAACCCGCGCCCGCCGCGACCGAGGCACCCGCCTCCCCCGCCACCACGGACACCGCCCCGGACGCGACCGCCGCCCCGGACGCTCCAGCGGCCGCCGAGGCCACCCCGGACGCTCCGGCCGCTCCGGCCGCCGCCGAGGCCGAAGCGCCCGCCGCCGCGCCCGATGCGGCTGCCACCGGTGCCACCGCCGCAACGTCCCCGGAGGACGGTGCCACGGATGCCGGCGCGACCGATCAGGCTGCAACCGGCGAGGCCGGCACCGCCGCGACCGAGGGTGCCGAAGCGGCCCCGGCGGCCGAAACGCCGGGCGCCACGACGCAGGTCGCCGCCGAGAGTGATGAGCGCGCCCCGCAGCCGCAGCCCGAGGTCGGCCAGGACTGGCCGTTCTGGGGCGGCGACGCGAACGCGCAGCGCTACTCCCCGCTCGACCAGATCACGCCGGAGAACGTCGGCAACCTCGAGCGCGCCTGGACCTTCCATACCGGCGACCTCCCCGAGGGCGCGGCCATCGGCAAGTACTCGCCGGAGAACACCCCGGTGAAGGTCGGCGATGCGCTGCTCATGTGCTCGGCGATGAACATCCTCATCTCCATCGACGCCGCCACCGGCGAGGAGAACTGGCGCTACGACCCGAAGGTCTCGCCCGACGCGATCCCCTACGGCGCCACCTGCCGCGGCGTCTCCGTCTACACCGCGCCGGAGCTGCCGGAGGACGCGCCCTGCAAGACGCGCGTGATCGAGGGCACCGTCGACGCGCGCCTGATCGCCGCCGACACCCGGACGGGCGAGCTCTGCCAGGACTTCGGCGACAGCGGCCAGATCGACCTCTGGGACGGCATCGGCGAGAAGGTGCCGGGCTGGTACGCCGTGACGGCCCCGCCCGCCATCGTGCGCGGCATCGCGGTCACCGGCGCGCAGGTCAAGGACGGACAGGCCGAGGACGCGCCGTCCGGCGTCATCCGCGGCTATGATGCCGTGACGGGCAAGCTCGCCTGGGCCTGGGACCTCGGCGCCCCCGAGGCGATGAAGAACGGCCCGCCGGAAGGCGAGACCTACACCCGCGGCACGCCCAACATGTGGACCACCGCGACGGCGGACGAGGAGCTCGGCCTCGTCTACCTGCCACTCGGCAACTCGTCGGTCGACTACTGGGCGTCCAACCGCTCCGAGGCGGAGAACGACTGGTCGACGTCACTCGTCGCCATCGACGTTCTGACCGGCGAGCCGAAGTGGTCCTTCCAGACCGTGCACAAGGACGTCTGGGACTACGACCTCGGCAGCCAGGTGACGCTGATCGACTACCCGAACGGCGACGGCGGGACGGTGCCGGCGGTCATTCTGCCGTCGAAGCAGGGCGACATCTACATCCTCAACCGCGAGACGGGCGAGGCGCTGACCCCGGTCGGCGAGGTCGACGTGCCGACCACCGGCGAGCTGGAGCCGGACACGCTGTCCAAGACGCAGCCGGTGTCCGAGTGGCACACACTGCGCAAGGATCCGCTCCAGGAAAAGGACATGTGGGGCTTCACCCCCATCGACCAGCTCTGGTGCCGCATCCAGTTCCGCCTGTCGAGCTATGACGGCTTCTACACGCCGCCGACCGCCGACAAGTTCTGGATCCAGTACCCCGGCTATAACGGCGGCAACGACTGGGGCTCGATCGCCTACGATGCGGACGCCGGTCTCATCATCGCCAACTACAACGACATCCCGAACCACAACCGCCTGATCCCGCGGGAAGAGGCCGACGAACTCGGCATCAAGCCGATCTACGAGCAGGGCAACCAGGGCGCCAACGCGGAAGGCGCAGGCGATGCGCAGGCCGGCTCGCCGTACGCGATCAACGTCAACGCCGGCTGGCGCAACGACGTGACGGGCGTTCCCTGCACCGCGCCGCCCTACGGCGGGATCCGCGCGATCGACATCAAGACCGGCGAGACCGTGTGGGACCGTCCGCTGGGCACCGCGCGCCGCAACGGGCCGTTCGGGATCCCCTCGCACCTCCCGTTCACCATCGGCCTGCCCAACAACGGCGGCTCGGTCGTGACGAAGGGCGGGCTCATCTTCATCGGCGCCGCGACGGACAACCTCTTCCGCGCCATCGACGTGAAGACCGGCGAGACGGTGTGGAGCGACGTGCTCGACCAGGGCGGCCAGGCCAACCCGATCACCTACGAGGTGAACGGCGAGCAGTTCGTCCTCATCGGCCCGGGCGGCCACCACTTCATGGAGACGCCGATTGGCGACGAAGTGATCGCCTACAAGCTGCCGAAGGGCTGA
- the trpS gene encoding tryptophan--tRNA ligase, translating into MPFTPRVFSGVQPTGNLHLGNYLGAVRRFVAMQDEYPCIYCVVDLHAITVWQDPVELTQATHNVTAAYLAAGIDPKRSIVFNQSRVTAHAELAWIFNCVARMGWLNRMTQFKEKAGKDRENASAGLFVYPNLMAADILAYQATHVPVGEDQKQHLELTRDIAQKFNHDYSERLASLGYGEDGMFPMTEPIIQGPATRVMSLRDGSKKMSKSEASDASRINLTDDADMIAQKIRKAKTDPEPLPSELKGLEGRAEADNLVGIYAALANTTKDAVLAQYGGQGFSAFKPALAELAVEVLAPMNDEMRRLVADPGHLDAVLADGAARANEIAAPILHDVKRVVGFVT; encoded by the coding sequence ATGCCCTTCACTCCCCGCGTCTTCTCGGGCGTCCAGCCCACCGGCAACCTGCACCTCGGCAACTACCTCGGCGCCGTGCGCCGGTTCGTGGCCATGCAGGACGAATATCCGTGCATCTACTGCGTGGTCGACCTCCACGCGATCACGGTCTGGCAGGATCCGGTGGAGCTGACGCAGGCGACACACAACGTCACCGCCGCCTACCTCGCCGCCGGCATCGACCCCAAGCGCTCGATCGTCTTCAACCAGAGCCGCGTCACGGCGCATGCCGAGCTCGCCTGGATCTTCAACTGCGTCGCGCGCATGGGCTGGCTCAACCGCATGACGCAGTTCAAGGAGAAGGCCGGCAAGGACCGCGAGAACGCCTCGGCGGGCCTGTTCGTCTACCCGAACCTCATGGCGGCGGACATTCTCGCCTACCAGGCGACGCACGTGCCCGTGGGCGAGGACCAGAAGCAGCACCTCGAGCTGACGCGCGACATCGCGCAGAAGTTCAACCACGACTACTCGGAGCGCCTCGCCTCGCTGGGCTACGGCGAGGATGGCATGTTCCCGATGACGGAGCCGATCATCCAGGGTCCGGCCACCCGCGTGATGAGCCTGCGCGACGGGTCGAAGAAGATGTCGAAGTCGGAAGCCTCCGACGCCTCGCGCATCAACCTGACCGACGACGCCGACATGATCGCGCAGAAGATCCGCAAGGCGAAGACCGACCCCGAGCCGCTTCCGTCCGAGTTGAAGGGGCTGGAAGGCCGCGCCGAGGCGGACAACCTCGTCGGCATCTACGCCGCGCTTGCCAACACCACCAAGGACGCCGTGCTGGCGCAGTATGGCGGCCAGGGCTTCTCGGCCTTCAAGCCGGCCCTTGCCGAGCTCGCGGTCGAGGTGCTGGCGCCGATGAACGACGAGATGCGCCGCCTCGTCGCCGATCCCGGCCACCTCGACGCCGTCCTCGCCGACGGTGCCGCGCGGGCCAACGAGATCGCCGCGCCGATCCTGCACGACGTCAAGCGCGTGGTCGGCTTCGTCACGTGA
- a CDS encoding hemerythrin domain-containing protein → MTGMPLGLFDRGPIDDEVAVLRARYPREIWPTHHNLGETAQFWLQRHDMFRELGEMLRAGSVEFAEGRVEAGPFMGWLAPRLNVFLQQLHSHHHVEDEHYFPIFRAADARLGAGFDLLDADHHVIDALLHELADAGNALQLGLKGRGDVPGASAHLADRLARASTGLMRHLDDEEDIVVPLILDRSEPGLGL, encoded by the coding sequence ATGACCGGCATGCCGCTTGGCCTGTTCGACCGCGGTCCCATCGACGATGAGGTCGCGGTCCTTCGGGCCCGCTACCCGCGCGAGATCTGGCCGACTCACCACAATCTCGGCGAGACCGCGCAGTTCTGGCTGCAGCGTCACGACATGTTCCGGGAGCTGGGGGAAATGCTGCGCGCCGGCTCCGTGGAGTTCGCGGAAGGGCGCGTCGAGGCGGGTCCGTTCATGGGCTGGCTGGCGCCGCGGCTCAACGTCTTCCTCCAGCAGCTCCACTCGCACCACCACGTCGAGGACGAGCATTACTTCCCGATCTTCCGCGCGGCCGATGCGCGGCTCGGAGCCGGGTTCGACCTGCTCGACGCCGACCACCACGTCATCGACGCCCTCCTCCACGAGCTGGCCGACGCCGGCAACGCGCTCCAGCTCGGCCTGAAGGGGCGCGGCGACGTCCCCGGCGCCTCGGCACACCTCGCGGACCGGCTGGCCCGCGCGTCCACCGGACTGATGCGCCATCTCGACGACGAGGAGGACATCGTCGTCCCGCTGATCCTCGATCGGAGCGAACCCGGCCTCGGCCTCTAG
- a CDS encoding Smr/MutS family protein, whose product MTRKRQLSSTEKALWEKIARTVVPLRPETSVPAIEAATPTPEAEKPGKPPRVAAEAPQPQPKPKKVGPQVRPAADIDRKMRRKLARGVLSIDARIDLHGMTQEEAHGALIRFITSSAGMRRRVVLVITGKGMGEGEGRGVLRRNVPHWLASRDLARHVVTFGPAHAAHGGDGALYVRLRGPKT is encoded by the coding sequence GTGACGCGCAAACGCCAGCTCAGTTCGACCGAAAAGGCGTTGTGGGAGAAGATCGCCCGCACGGTCGTGCCGCTGCGCCCGGAGACGTCGGTCCCCGCCATCGAGGCGGCCACGCCCACGCCGGAAGCCGAGAAGCCCGGCAAGCCGCCTCGCGTTGCGGCGGAAGCGCCGCAGCCGCAGCCCAAGCCGAAGAAGGTCGGTCCGCAGGTCCGCCCCGCAGCCGACATCGACCGCAAGATGCGTCGGAAGCTGGCGCGCGGCGTCCTCAGCATCGACGCGCGCATCGACCTTCACGGCATGACCCAGGAGGAGGCGCACGGCGCGCTCATCAGGTTCATCACCTCGTCGGCCGGGATGCGCCGGCGGGTGGTGCTGGTGATCACCGGCAAGGGAATGGGGGAGGGCGAGGGCCGGGGGGTGCTGCGCCGCAACGTGCCCCACTGGCTGGCGAGCCGCGACCTCGCCCGTCACGTCGTCACGTTCGGCCCGGCGCACGCGGCCCATGGCGGCGACGGCGCCCTCTACGTCCGCCTGCGCGGCCCGAAGACCTGA
- the mltA gene encoding murein transglycosylase A, giving the protein MGGPAVTVPIAGLPGWSEAEAEALLSGVARHLDPRVLERPAQAPWLRTIGPALARRGRSHTETVADAFTVWRLPETGLLTAYYEPVIAASRHRTGPFQTPIYRRPQDLVRVPARAGLPGDGTWARRAGDGRLEPYPDRAAIRGGALAGRGLELAYVADPVDAFFAQVQGSARLSLTDGGEMRIGYHGKTGHPYTAIGRVLIDRGWLPEGGATMQSIRAVLAANPGIVDETLNANRSFVFFRERPLGDPALGPVAAGGVPLVPRRSLAVDRTRIGLGTPIYVETDLPDIGSFAAATIAEDAGSAIVGPARGDLFIGTGDAAGDIAGRVKAAATWTMFLPRGIAP; this is encoded by the coding sequence ATGGGCGGCCCGGCGGTCACAGTTCCCATCGCCGGACTTCCCGGCTGGTCCGAGGCGGAAGCCGAAGCGCTTTTATCGGGCGTAGCGCGTCACCTCGACCCGCGCGTCCTCGAGCGACCCGCCCAGGCCCCCTGGCTCAGGACCATCGGCCCCGCGCTCGCCCGCCGGGGCCGATCTCACACCGAGACCGTGGCGGACGCCTTCACCGTCTGGCGCCTTCCCGAGACGGGCCTGCTGACGGCCTACTACGAGCCCGTCATCGCCGCGTCGCGCCACCGCACCGGCCCGTTCCAGACCCCGATATACCGCCGCCCGCAAGACCTGGTGCGGGTCCCCGCCCGTGCCGGTCTCCCCGGCGACGGCACCTGGGCGCGTCGGGCCGGCGACGGACGCCTCGAGCCCTATCCCGACCGCGCGGCCATCCGTGGCGGCGCGCTCGCCGGGCGCGGCCTGGAGCTTGCCTACGTGGCGGATCCGGTCGACGCCTTCTTCGCCCAGGTCCAGGGATCGGCGCGGCTCAGCCTGACCGACGGCGGCGAGATGCGGATCGGCTACCACGGCAAGACGGGCCACCCCTACACGGCCATCGGCCGAGTCCTGATCGACCGCGGCTGGCTCCCCGAGGGCGGAGCCACCATGCAGTCTATCCGCGCCGTCCTCGCCGCGAACCCCGGGATCGTCGACGAGACGCTGAACGCCAACCGCTCGTTCGTCTTCTTCCGCGAGCGCCCGCTGGGCGATCCGGCGCTGGGCCCGGTCGCGGCGGGCGGAGTCCCCCTGGTGCCGCGACGCAGCCTTGCCGTGGACCGCACGCGCATCGGGCTCGGAACGCCCATATATGTCGAGACGGACCTGCCGGACATCGGATCGTTCGCGGCCGCCACTATCGCCGAGGATGCGGGGTCGGCCATCGTCGGCCCGGCACGCGGCGATCTCTTCATCGGCACCGGGGACGCGGCGGGAGACATCGCGGGACGGGTGAAGGCCGCCGCGACGTGGACCATGTTCTTGCCCAGGGGCATCGCGCCGTGA